The genomic stretch ACTACGTTGAGGTGAAGAGATGCCGTTGACCCCCGAGGACGTGCGGAACAAGCAGTTCACGACCGTCCGCCTCCGAGAAGGCTATGACGAGGACGAGGTCGATGCCTTCCTCGACGAGGTCGAAGCCGAACTGACCCGTCTGCTCCGCGAGAACGAGGACCTGCGCGCCAAGCTGGCCGCGGCGACCCGTGCGGCCGCGCAGAACCAGCAGAACATGCGCAAGGGTCCGCCGGAGCAGGACCAGCAGCAGCATCCGCAGCAGCAGGGCATGCGAGGACCCGGCGCGCCGGTGCCCGCCGGCATATCGGGCCCGCCGCAGCAGCAGATGGGTGGCCCCATGGGTGGCCCGCCCCAGCTGCCGAGCGGCGCCCCGCAGCTGCCCGCCGGTCCCGGCGGTCAGGGCGGCCCCCAGGGTCCCGGTCCGATGGGCCAGGGTCCGATGGGCCAGGGCCCCATGGGTCAGGGCCCCATGGGTCAAGGCCCGATGGGTCAGGGCCCGATGGGCGGACAGCCGCCCATGCAGCAGCAGATGGGCATGGGCGGTCCCATGGGTGGACCCGGCATGCCCGGTCAGGGCCCTGGTGGCGACAGCGCCGCCCGAGTCCTCTCGCTGGCCCAGCAGACCGCCGACCAGGCGATCGCCGAGGCCCGCTCCGAGGCCAACAAGATCGTCGGCGAGGCCCGCAGCCGCGCCGAGGGTCTGGAGCGTGACGCCCGTGCCAAGGCCGACGCCCTGGAGCGGGACGCGCAGGAGAAGCACCGCGTCGCGATGGGCTCCCTGGAGTCCGCCCGCGCCACGCTGGAGCGCAAGGTCGAGGACCTGCGTGGCTTCGAACGCGAGTACCGCACGCGGCTCAAGTCGTACCTCGAGTCCCAGCTGCGCCAGCTGGAGACCCAGGCCGACGACTCGCTCGCTCCGCCGCGCACCCCGGCCACCGCGTCTCTGCCGCCGTCCCCGGCGCCCTCCATGGCCCCGGCCGGTGCCAGCGCCCCGTCCTACGGCGGCAACCAGACGATGGGCGGCAACCCCGCTCCGTCCGCCCCGTCCTACGGCGGCCAGCAGCAGATGACCCCGGCCATGACGCAGCCCATGGCCCCGGTCCGGCCGCAGGGCCCGTCCCCGATGGGCCAGGCACCCTCGCCGATGCGCGGGTTCCTGATCGACGAGGACGACAACTGAGCACCGGGCACTAGTACGACAACGGCGTCGGCAGCGCTCAATAGGGCGGGCCCCCTGGACTTCGGTCCCGGGGGCCCGCCCTATTTACGCGGGTTGAGTGACGAAACTCAGGGGCACGAGGAGTCTCGCACAGTAACTGGACTGACCGGCACCTATGAAAATGGACTGACCGGCACCTATGAAGGCGGCCCGGCCTCCTCACCGGAGACCGGGCCCTTCTCAAACCGCTCGGCGCTTATGCCTTCCGCAGCCGGAAGGTGAGAGACAGCCCCTCATCGGTGAACGGCTCACCAAAGCTGTCGTCGCCCTCACCCTGCTGGAAGTCGGTGGCCAAAACCTCGTCGGCGATCAACTCACTGTGCTCAGCCAGCGCGGCGACCACCGCCGGGTCGGTCGACATCCAGCGCAGAGCGATCCGGTCGGCCACATCCAGCCCGCTGTTCTTACGGGCCTCCTGGATCAGCCGGATCGCGTCACGGGCCAGGCCCGCCTGCCGCAGCTCCTCGGTGATCTCCAGGTCCAGGGCGACGGTGGCACCCGAGTCGGAGGCCACCGACCAGCCCTCGCGCGGGGTCTCGGTGATGATCACCTCGTCCGGGGCGAGCGTGACCGTCTCACCGTCGACCTCCACCGACGCCGTGCCCTCGCGCAGCGCCAGCGACAGCACGGCCGCGTCGGCGGTCGCGATCGCCTTCGCCACGTCCTGGACCCGCTTGCCGAACCGCTTGCCCAGCGCACGGAAGTTGGCCTTGGCGGTGGTGTCCACCAGGCTGCCGCCCACCTCGGACAGCGAGGCCAGCGAGGAGACGTTCAGCTCCTCGGTGATCTGGGTGTGCAGCTCCGGGTCCAGGGACTCGAAGCCGGTCGCGGCGATCAGCGCGCGAGACAGCGGCTGACGCGTCTTGACGCCGGACTCCGCGCGCGTGGCCCGGCCCAGCTCCACCAGGCGGCGGACCAGAACCATCTGCTTCGACAGCTCCGGGTCGATCGCCGACAGGTCCGCCTCCGGCCAGGCCGCCAGGTGCACGGACTCCGGGGCGCCCGGGGTCACCGGCGCGACCAGGTCCTGCCAGACCCGCTCGGTGATGAACGGGACGATCGGCGCCATCAGCTTCGTGACCGTCTCCAGCACCTCGTGCAGCGTGCGCAGCGCGGCCTTGTCGCCCTGCCAGAAGCGGCGGCGCGAGCGACGGACGTACCAGTTGGACAGGTCGTCGACGAACGCGGACAGCAGCTTGCCGGCGCGCTGGGTGTCGTACGCCTCCAGCGCCTGGGTCACCTGGTCGGTGAGGGCGTGCAGTTCGGACAGCAGCCAGCGGTCGATCAGCGGGCGCTCGGCCGGGGCCGGGTCCGCCGCACTGGGCGCCCACGCGGACGTACGGGCGTACAGCGCCTGGAAGGCGACCGTGTTCCAGTAGGTCAGCAGGGTCTTGCGGACGACCTCCTGGATGGTGCCGTGGCCGACCCGGCGGGCCGCCCACGGGGAGCCGCCGGCCGCCATGAACCAGCGCACCGCGTCGGCGCCGTTGGCGTCCATGAGCGGGATCGGCTGCAGGATGTTGCCCAGGTGCTTGGACATCTTGCGGCCGTCCTCGGCGAGGATGTGGCCCAGGCA from Streptomyces roseochromogenus subsp. oscitans DS 12.976 encodes the following:
- a CDS encoding DivIVA domain-containing protein, which translates into the protein MPLTPEDVRNKQFTTVRLREGYDEDEVDAFLDEVEAELTRLLRENEDLRAKLAAATRAAAQNQQNMRKGPPEQDQQQHPQQQGMRGPGAPVPAGISGPPQQQMGGPMGGPPQLPSGAPQLPAGPGGQGGPQGPGPMGQGPMGQGPMGQGPMGQGPMGQGPMGGQPPMQQQMGMGGPMGGPGMPGQGPGGDSAARVLSLAQQTADQAIAEARSEANKIVGEARSRAEGLERDARAKADALERDAQEKHRVAMGSLESARATLERKVEDLRGFEREYRTRLKSYLESQLRQLETQADDSLAPPRTPATASLPPSPAPSMAPAGASAPSYGGNQTMGGNPAPSAPSYGGQQQMTPAMTQPMAPVRPQGPSPMGQAPSPMRGFLIDEDDN